The Nicotiana tabacum cultivar K326 chromosome 14, ASM71507v2, whole genome shotgun sequence genome contains a region encoding:
- the LOC142169012 gene encoding uncharacterized protein LOC142169012 has product MQRKHGFFIVALMEQFPKPRYIQNYKRRLGMEDAISNVNGKIWLFFDAMVEWELVIDTEQQLTIKVYHQDIGKYIIMTFVYEKCSSLKRLELWDNLYYLTNDMELPWVVRGDFNIVLSEEEKIRGLHVYPPEYEDFASCVNSCGLFDLGYKGSPFIWWNGRPNVECIFKRLDIIFVNLPFQTLFPNIEVEHLIRTGSDHAPLLMSCGDQVLQFKLKRTKITLSKWSKLTYGDIFKQLAIREDVKAQAELKKYLSIEEQYWKQKAESQHLMAEATVEFFQKQFTQEVEPISFELLNNVPTMVSAEQNRELCTTHTIKDVKVVISSLSGESVFSGVLHNRLEKILPPLISTNQSGFVKERIFENILLTQEIVTDIRLRGKPANVVIKLDMAKAYDRISWKYLMHVLRKIKIVEVLAKYEHISGQLINKEKSSFYVHLNTTATFINTVADITGISKGEFPFTYLGCPILYTKRINEYYNELTQKVKAKLYSWKGKLLSYGGKATLISSVLQSMSTHILSVLDPPTNVLQHLHNTFTRSNKLLWANFMWNKYCKKELPTVVQFKQGSHVWRKMLEAREEVEHELLWEMKSKSLNIWHENWTGLGALYNVIPPEFHINEERQEVDELREENAWNDQMLEQYFPTEIASHIRLEVYFENSDDYWDTPKWMPTASGRFSVTTAWEILRHRAHVNAEYKLLWTKGLPFQNIFLFMEIMERQDTY; this is encoded by the exons ATGCAAAGAAAACATGGTTTTTTCATTGTTGCACTTATGGAGCAATTTCCAAAGCCAAGGTATATTCAGAACTATAAGAGGAGATTAGGTATGGAAGATGCAATATCAAATGTCAATGGGAAAATTTGGTTATTCTTTGATGCTATGGTGGAATGGGAGTTGGTGATTGATACTGAACAGCAGCTCACCATCAAGGTGTATCATCAGGATATTGGGAAATACATTATAATGACTTTTGTATATGAAAAATGTTCATCACTGAAAAGATTAGAATTGTGGGACAATCTATATTACCTTACCAATGACATGGAACTGCCTTGGGTAGTTAGAGGAGATTTTAATATAGTTCTTAGTGAAGAGGAGAAGATACGAGGACTACATGTATACCCACCAGAATATGAAGATTTTGCTTCTTGTGTTAACTCATGTGGATTGTTTGATCTTGGATATAAAGGCAGCCCCTTCATTTGGTGGAATGGGAGGCCAAATGTAGAATGCATTTTCAAAAGACTGGATATAATATTTGTTAACCTACCTTTCCAGACATTATTTCCTAATATAGAAGTGGAGCATCTCATTAGAACAGGGTCAGACCATGCCCCACTACTGATGAGTTGTGGTGATCAAGTTTTGCAATTT AAATTAAAGAGGACTAAAATTACACTATCTAAATGGAGCAAGCTCACATATGGAGATATTTTCAAGCAACTGGCTATTAGAGAAGATGTG AAGGCCCAAGCTGAACTGAAGAAGTACCTGAGCATTGAGGAGCAGTATTGGAAACAGAAAGCAG AGTCACAACATCTCATGGCTGAAGCTACAGTTGAATTCTTCCAGAAACAATTCACACAAGAAGTTGAGCCTATAAGTTTTGAACTATTGAACAATGTTCCTACTATGGTATCTGCTGAACAGAACAGAGAGCTATGTACAACTCATACAATAAAAGATGTAAAGGTAGTTATTTCTTCATTGAGTGGTGAGAGT GTGTTCTCTGGAGTACTTCATAATAGGTTGGAAAAGATTCTGCCTCCTTTGATCTCTACCAACCAATCAGGATTTGTCAAGGAACGTATTTTTGAGAACATTCTATTAACTCAGGAGATTGTCACTGACATAAGATTAAGGGGAAAACCTGCCAATGTAGTGATCAAACTTGACATGGCAAAGGCATATGATAGGATTTCATGGAAATACCTAATGCATGTGCTGAGGAAGATT AAGATAGTTGAGGTTTTGGCTAAGTATGAGCATATATCTGGGCAGTTAATTAACAAAGAAAAGAGCTCATTCTATGTGCATTTAAATACTACTGCAACATTTATCAATACAGTAGCAGACATCACTGGCATCTCAAAGGGTGAATTTCCTTTTACTTATTTAGGTTGTCCCATTTTGTATACAAAAAGAATAAATGAGTATTACAATGAACTTACACAGAAGGTGAAGGCTAAACTATATTCATGGAAGGGTAAGCTTCTATCTTATGGAGGAAAAGCCACTCTGATTTCCAGTGTACTTCAAAGCATGTCAACTCACATTCTCTCAGTACTTGATCCACCTACCAATGTACTACAACACTTACATAATACATTTACAAG GTCTAATAAATTACTATGGGCTAATTTCATGTGGAATAAGTATTGCAAGAAAGAACTTCCTACAGTGGTTCAATTTAAACAAGGCTCACATGTTTGGAGAAAAATGTTAGAGGCAAGGGAAGAAGTAGAACATGAATTATTATGGGAGATGAAGAGTAAATCTTTAAACATATGGCATGAGAATTGGACTGGTTTAGGTGCATTGTATAATGTCATACCCCCAGAATTTCATATCAATGAAGAACGTCAAGAAGTAGATGAATTGAGAGAGGAAAATGCCTGGAATGACCAAATGCTGGAACAATATTTTCCAACAGAAATTGCAAGTCACATAAGACTGGAGGTGTACTTTGAGAACAGTGATGACTATTGGGACACACCAAAATGGATGCCTACAGCATCAGGCAGATTCTCAGTAACCACTGCCTGGGAAATTTTGAGGCACAGGGCACATGTAAATGCTGAATACAAGCTGCTGTGGACCAAGGGGCTgccatttcaaaatatttttctttttatggaGATTATGGAAAGGCAAGATACCTACTGA
- the LOC142169013 gene encoding uncharacterized protein LOC142169013: MPKWAVEISEFDIEYKPKTAIKSQVLDDFVTDFSPGLMPLSAKETALVSGMTSGVWTLFMNKASNVKGSGLGVVLITPLGETLRQAIRTIPLNNNKDEYVALVAGLELDRGLGCEVIEVKCDSQLVVNQVYVIFDAKKERIQHYLNKVQALLERFREWSIVHIPREEKVEADALANLGSSTEMKGSDSGTVVQLLHSGWMWTATAK, from the coding sequence ATGCCTAAATGGGCAGTTGAAATTAGCGAATTCGACATTGAGTACAAACCCAAGACTGCaatcaagtcacaagttttggacGACTTCGTGACCGACTTCAGTCCGGGGTTAATGCCTTTGTCTGCTAAGGAAACAGCTCTGGTGTCGGGAatgacatcaggagtttggacttTGTTTATGAACAAAGCTTCCAATGTAAAAGGGTCTGGTCTTGGGGTAGTTTTGATCACACCCTTGGGGGAGACCCTAAGACAGGCCATTAGGACTATACCGCTAAATAACAATAAAGACGAGTACGTGGCTTTGGTTGCAGGACTGGAACTAGATCGGGGACTAGGTTGCGAGGTCATTGAGGTAAAATGCGACTCCCAGCTGGTGGTAAACCAAGTGTATGTGATTTTCGACGCAAAGAAAGAGCGTATACAACATTATTTGAACAAGGTTCAAGCATTACTTGAAcgattcagagaatggtcaatCGTCCATATTCCGAGGGAAGAAAAAGTGGAAGCAGATGCATTGGCTAATTTGGGGTCGTCCACGGAGATGAAAGGATCTGATTCCGGTACAGTCGTCCAACTGCTGCATTCGGGTTGGATGTGGACGGCTACTGCGAAGTAA
- the LOC107814531 gene encoding uncharacterized protein LOC107814531, with the protein MTYCMTKERGKKGEKKKKKEAIDDNYLCPSFSNFGYLAEIAAKISDEFQEAAEENATDSFDGDNSEELDFEFSTMELIYGGQTEFQSIFPVFNRDLLLNVNNESSSSDAVDSEIRIPLKSFFLEELESTTTTSASEASSDVDELEILPPGTYCVWKPKISDPLPGKCKKSKSTGSAPKRWPKLRDLLRRSNSDGKDTSFVFLTPEKSIKSETTNLGEVVKAAGKSKQLKGSGTGGESPVAAYIRNRATNQVDKNRRKSYLPYRQDLIGFFASVNGLTNGLSRSYRPF; encoded by the exons ATGACGTATTGCATGACAAAAGAACGTGGTAAGAAAggcgaaaaaaagaagaagaag GAAGCCATAGACGATAATTATTTGTGCCCTAGCTTTAGCAACTTCGGATACTTGGCTGAAATTGCCGCTAAAATCTCCGATGAATTTCAGGAGGCAGCGGAGGAGAACGCTACCGATAGCTTCGACGGAGATAACAGCGAGGAATTAGATTTTGAATTCTCAACCATGGAACTCATCTACGGCGGTCAAACTGAATTTCAGTCAATTTTCCCTGTTTTCAACCGCGATCTATTATTAAACGTTAACAATGAATCGTCGTCGTCGGATGCCGTTGATAGTGAAATTCGAATTCCGTTGAAGAGCTTTTTCCTAGAAGAACTGGAATCCACAACGACGACGTCTGCGTCGGAGGCGTCATCGGATGTGGATGAATTGGAGATTTTACCGCCGGGAACTTATTGTGTGTGGAAGCCGAAGATAAGCGACCCGTTACCGGGAAAATGTAAGAAGAGTAAATCAACTGGATCGGCGCCGAAGCGATGGCCGAAGCTTCGAGATTTGTTACGGCGGAGTAATAGCGACGGCAAGGACACTAGTTTTGTATTTCTCACACCGGAAAAGTCAATAAAAAGCGAAACAACGAATTTAGGTGAGGTCGTAAAGGCGGCCGGAAAATCGAAGCAGCTGAAAGGAAGTGGTACGGGCGGAGAGTCGCCGGTGGCGGCTTACATACGGAATAGAGCGACTAACCAAGTTGATAAGAACAGAAGAAAATCGTATTTACCGTATAGGCAAGACCTAATAGGATTTTTCGCCAGCGTTAATGGTTTGACTAATGGTTTGAGTAGAAGTTATCGGCCATTCTAA